A window from Primulina huaijiensis isolate GDHJ02 chromosome 13, ASM1229523v2, whole genome shotgun sequence encodes these proteins:
- the LOC140991484 gene encoding uncharacterized protein isoform X3, whose protein sequence is MPGNEFGDRVHNFFAQDNTFQVQPESLVVEGNWPVLSNNFLIGSQRQAEALHSNNKTYNIQDPDIDRGQGSYPFHVTQGLNFAQSNVRADFSKSQSLNEQPNLNGYMFGNQFHLSRQNAANFLAVDTDSETHHVITSRGFSVHELQQGSGIENGAKTSLRSETSVPSVSLDLFGGQQQMSQHQSSMLQPVQHQHPGINNMQQQQQQLMIRKMQDLQRQQQFHPLEIRQQNHINQVPAFIKQASGSHSTPIDGNPVSDLQQYPWTTEVGTNWMNRGSLSMQGPQTGLVFPPNLGQTQHLVDLVSQPVDQSLYGIPVSGSRGLNANQYPHKVNDRSPILPMSTPSNTLQGSHNFFADQVGVNDDDSTARQKFQNENIVGHTSSQSLFTGPINMGSLQQVNSIQRNALQDFLGRQELTIRPETPSEKSMRPAVTSSDEVALDPAEEKILFGSDDNIFAAFGNAANMSGESGNLFDNGETLNGFPSIHSGSWSALMQSAVAETSSNDVVPQEEWSGLIFHNVNGSSANQSPSVLNNNVKRQSSLVDKTRMPSAPSPGSIPHSGDSNANNVTGFNLLGHRFLNEPGQRVPNEVPERIISLEEANKWSNYNPPQKSLAEDSQIYRDASQRSPEAGMSAMKISSPWVHQQSGSQQQSNGRNTPVAIPTGGDRGLNVHQAEKLPQNSKSNQLRVIQGEAVGGSLWKSNSVSRSATELGHAKPTIGNPETNKVTLSLNDAAPVANSYSVGVADETNPFFHDSHKINQWKNSNSSTIYQGGKDLGRTPHQAIEQNQGLDSFSCEKEEVPRREMENYDMRENSNDSHHSNLSGHNCGGFRETGSGASDSKSFPPANQKSTNQLFRKVSVPRKFQYHPMGNSDKDAEPSYHLKQSTNLQAMSQPNSYLDQSNFLVQYPINSKGQGQSSELQKHNKVTNEEPPHGGLPGYAPTMSVSYSRAFDSFSPNTVSSSGQNMLELLPKVDQSRGHDDTMYLSSEGKVSPQLPDAGKVDGTAGFFQQNQSSVYQGFGLQLGPPSLQRGQIPDHSASQKAQNTVSSVPISHATTEMGERGQRMVPTSTTQSLNFPNGEFQAEFKNKRPAVPPRHAGSDERHRNFQEAFSSGPPHLSQLQNQQVMRSSGKINMNQDVDSSFSSDVSNNMQRGSTETVLPDTPGDIKKANVMSTRGMTQQAGPNDSVHERGPASTASGRDPFHASQHFSMHGISHQGSPLNALHNLTTNVYTNQHSLSSQYQKASSQFPDITQPNTGEPSSAPLSQGSMNVCKVRDLPSDLRSIYVNSPGIVDGEEQRSKESAGQSLSSVRVDPSNKNHSDDSPANLSSTQKNIEAFGRSLKPNSFSHQNHASQNQINALKDAGADPSCGVSKRMKGPGDCLDVVASTVGQQNDHGLVLGDSLGSSTGVPSDDLRMPSFLLSADGLHINPSQQGNVAPQDILSRGANVSHSNSSTDYTTSVRAEYPEVSPQMAPSWFNQFGTFKNGQMLHSYNAHKLIPSKSGELGKSLSVMNTLGSEEKGTNAPTDACEVYTTHQTSTSTFVNVPLSSGRSYELNATDQNLVISRPKKRKTATSQLQPWHKEIADGSQNLSTLRCVAETVWSQVANRVREKVDDDPELIEDGPPFLRSKRRLILTTQLMQQLFYPPPAGILSADASFKCESVAYAVSRTVLGNVCSAVFCSSGLDLPRDGVELLSAKGKSSERNVDQYSGKVMQCLMGRLGKLENDFLRLEKSSSIFDVRMECQDLEKFSVINRLAKFHGRGQTDVSDTAPSHKPLPQRYVAAIPMPKSLPDRVQCLSL, encoded by the exons ATGCCTGGCAACGAATTTGGAGACAGGGTTCACAATTTTTTTGCGCAAGACAATACATTTCAGGTCCAGCCTGAATCACTAGTGGTCGAAGGGAATTGGCCAGTGTTGAGCAACAATTTTTTGATTGGCAGCCAGAGACAAGCCGAAGCACTACATTCGAATAACAAGACTTATAATATACAAGATCCAG ACATTGATAGAGGGCAAGGAAGCTACCCTTTCCATGTGACGCAGGGCTTGAACTTTGCTCAATCAAATGTGAGGGCTGATTTTAGTAAAAGTCAGTCCCTAAATGAGCAGCCAAATTTGAATGGCTACATGTTTGGAAATCAGTTTCACCTTTCTAGACAGAATGCAGCAAACTTTTTGGCAGTGGATACAGATTCTGAAACACATCATGTGATAACCTCAAGAGGATTTTCTGTTCATGAACTACAGCAAGGGAGTGGAATCGAAAATGGGGCAAAAACTTCGCTTAGATCAGAAACATCTGTGCCTTCTGTAAGTTTGGATCTATTTGGTGGTCAGCAGCAGATGAGCCAACATCAATCAAGCATGTTACAGCCAGTACAGCACCAGCATCCTGGTATCAATAACATGCAGCAACAGCAACAACAGCTCATGATCAGGAAAATGCAAGATCTACAAAGGCAGCAACAATTCCATCCCCTTGAGATTAGGCAACAGAATCATATTAATCAGGTTCCGGCCTTTATTAAACAAGCATCTGGCAGCCACTCCACTCCTATTGATGGCAATCCAGTTTCTGATTTACAGCAGTATCCCTGGACAACTGAAGTTGGTACAAACTGGATGAACCGTGGTTCTCTGTCCATGCAAGGACCTCAAACTGGACTAGTTTTCCCTCCGAACCTTGGCCAGACTCAGCATTTAGTGGATTTGGTGTCTCAACCTGTTGATCAATCACTTTATGGGATTCCTGTTTCTGGTTCAAGGGGTTTGAATGCAAACCAATATCCTCACAAGGTGAATGATAGATCTCCAATTCTGCCAATGTCAACCCCTAGCAATACTCTTCAGGGTAGTCATAACTTTTTTGCGGATCAGGTTggtgtaaatgatgatgattcCACTGCGAGACAAAAATTTCAGAATGAAAATATTGTTGGACATACTTCTAGTCAATCTTTATTTACTGGACCGATAAATATGGGCAGTCTGCAGCAAGTGAATTCCATCCAAAGAAATGCTCTTCAGGACTTTCTGGGGAGGCAGGAGCTAACGATTCGACCTGAGACCCCGAGTGAAAAATCTATGAGGCCAGCTGTTACATCCAGCGATGAGGTTGCCCTAGATCCAGCTGAAGAAAAGATTTTGTTTGGTTCAGATGATAACATATTTGCTGCCTTTGGTAATGCTGCTAACATGTCTGGAGAATCTGGCAATTTGTTTGACAATGGTGAAACTTTGAATGGTTTTCCTTCTATTCATAGTGGCAGCTGGAGTGCTCTTATGCAGTCAGCTGTTGCAGAAACTTCTAGCAATGATGTGGTTCCCCAGGAGGAGTGGAGTGGTCTGATTTTCCACAATGTTAATGGTTCCTCAGCAAATCAGTCCCCTTCAGTTCTCAACAACAATGTTAAACGACAATCATCTTTGGTTGATAAAACGCGAATGCCTTCAGCACCTAGTCCTGGATCTATTCCCCATTCTGGTGATAGCAATGCAAATAATGTCACAGGATTCAATCTCCTTGGACACAGGTTTCTGAATGAGCCTGGTCAAAGAGTGCCAAATGAGGTGCCTGAAAGAATTATTTCGTTGGAAGAAGCTAACAAATGGTCTAACTATAATCCACCACAAAAATCACTCGCTGAAGATAGTCAAATCTATAGAGATGCCTCTCAACGTTCTCCCGAAGCTGGGATGAGCGCTATGAAAATCTCCTCACCTTGGGTGCATCAACAGAGTGGTTCTCAACAACAATCAAACGGTAGGAATACTCCCGTAGCTATACCAACTGGAGGAGATAGAGGGTTAAATGTTCATCAGGCAGAGAAGTTGCCTCAGAATTCAAAAAGTAATCAATTGAGGGTGATACAAGGAGAAGCTGTTGGAGGTTCTTTATGGAAGTCAAATTCTGTTTCTAGATCTGCTACTGAATTGGGTCATGCTAAACCAACAATTGGAAATCCAGAAACAAATAAAGTTACACTGAGTTTAAATGATGCTGCTCCAGTTGCTAACTCATACAGTGTGGGGGTAGCTGATGAAACCAATCCATTTTTTCATGACAGTCATAAAATTAATCAGTGGAAGAATAGCAATTCTTCTACAATTTACCAAGGGGGTAAAGATTTGGGAAGAACGCCGCACCAGGCTATTGAACAAAATCAGGGTTTGGACTCTTTTAGCTGCGAAAAGGAGGAAGTTCCAAGACGCGAGATGGAAAATTATGACATGAGGGAAAATTCTAATGATAGCCATCACTCCAACTTGTCTGGGCACAATTGTGGTGGCTTCAGAGAGACTGGATCAGGTGCAAGTGATTCAAAATCTTTTCCCCCTGCGAATCAAAAGTCAACCAATCAGTTATTTAGGAAAGTTTCTGTTCCTCGTAAATTTCAGTATCATCCTATGGGGAATTCGGATAAGGATGCAGAACCTTCCTATCACCTGAAACAATCTACCAATTTACAGGCCATGTCGCAACCAAATTCCTATCTTGACCAGTCAAATTTTTTGGTTCAGTACCCAATAAATTCTAAA GGGCAAGGGCAATCTTCCGAGCTTCAAAAACACAATAAAGTGACGAATGAAGAACCACCTCATGGTGGTTTACCTGGTTATGCACCAACGATGTCTGTTTCCTACAGTCGAGCCTTTGATTCATTCTCCCCAAACACAGTCTCTTCGTCAGG CCAAAACATGCTGGAGCTTCTTCCCAAGGTTGATCAATCTAGGGGTCATGATGACACGATGTACTTAAGTTCTGAGGGTAAGGTATCCCCTCAGTTACCTGATGCAGGAAAAGTTGATGGGACTGCTGGTTTCTTTCAGCAAAATCAATCTTCTGTTTATCAAGGTTTTGGATTGCAACTTGGTCCTCCATCCCTTCAGCGGGGACAGATTCCTGACCACTCAGCTTCCCAAAAAGCTCAAAACACGGTTAGCTCAGTGCCTATTAGTCATGCTACAACAGAAATGGGAGAGAGAGGCCAACGGATGGTCCCTACATCTACAACTCAATCTTTGAATTTTCCTAATGGTGAATTCCAAGCtgagtttaaaaataaaagaccTGCAGTACCTCCACGACATGCTGGGAGCGATGAGAGACATCGAAACTTTCAAGAAGCATTTAGTTCAGGTCCTCCACACTTGAGTCAACTTCAAAATCAGCAAGTAATGAGGTCAAGTGGAAAAATCAATATGAATCAGGATGTCGACTCATCTTTCAGCAGCGATGTTTCAAACAATATGCAAAGAGGATCCACGGAGACAGTTTTGCCGGATACTCCTGGAGATATTAAAAAAGCTAATGTTATGTCGACGCGGGGTATGACCCAACAGGCTGGTCCTAATGATTCAGTACATGAACGAGGTCCAGCTTCAACTGCATCAGGCAGGGATCCATTTCATGCTTCTCAGCATTTTAGTATGCATGGTATATCTCATCAGGGAAGTCCCCTCAATGCATTACATAATTTAACGACCAATGTCTATACCAATCAACATTCTTTGAGCTCACAGTACCAGAAAGCATCGTCACAATTTCCAGACATAACCCAACCAAATACTGGGGAACCAAGTTCTGCTCCCCTGTCTCAAGGCAGTATGAATGTTTGCAAAGTGCGTGATCTGCCTTCGGACTTAAGATCAATATATGTGAATTCTCCTGGTATTGTTGATGGGGAAGAGCAAAGGTCGAAGGAAAGTGCTGGACAGTCATTGTCATCAGTCAGAGTTGACCCGTCCAACAAGAATCATTCCGATGATTCTCCTGCTAATTTGTCTTCAACACAGAAAAATATTGAAGCCTTTGGTCGATCCCTGAAACCTAATTCCTTCTCTCatcaaaatcatgcatcacAGAACCAAATTAATGCCTTGAAGGATGCAGGGGCTGATCCTAGCTGTGGGGTCTCAAAGAGAATGAAAGGACCTGGTGACTGCTTAGATGTAGTAGCTTCGACAGTTGGGCAGCAAAATGATCACGGTCTTGTACTTGGAGATTCTTTGGGTTCAAGTACTGGAGTTCCTTCTGATGATTTAAGGATGCCGAGTTTCCTTTTATCAGCCGATGGCTTGCACATAAACCCTTCGCAGCAGGGAAACGTAGCCCCACAGGATATTTTGTCACGTGGTGCAAATGTGTCTCATAGCAACTCTTCTACTGATTATACCACTTCAGTTAGAGCTGAGTATCCTGAGGTTAGCCCACAGATGGCACCATCCTGGTTCAATCAGTTCGGTACTTTTAAAAATGGGCAAATGTTGCACAGTTATAATGCGCATAAATTGATCCCCTCAAAGTCAGGAGAACTTGGAAAGTCTCTGAGTGTAATGAATACCCTTGGCTCAGAGGAGAAAGGTACCAATGCCCCCACAGATGCATGTGAGGTTTATACGACCCATCAAACGTCTACCTCTACATTTGTAAACGTGCCTTTGTCGTCTGGTCGCTCATATGAACTGAATGCCACTGATCAAAATCTTGTGATATCGAGACCTAAGAAGCGTAAGACTGCTACTTCTCAGCTTCAACCTTGGCACAAAGAAATAGCAGATGGTTCACAAAATCTTTCGACTCTCAGGTG TGTGGCAGAAACAGTGTGGAGTCAAGTGGCAAATCGTGTAAGGGAAAAG GTTGATGATGATCCTGAATTGATTGAAGATGGACCTCCTTTTCTTAGATCTAAAAGAAGGCTTATCTTGACAACTCAGCTAATGCAGCAGTTATTTTACCCTCCACCAGCAGGCATCCTGTCTGCTGATGCTAGTTTTAAATGTGAGAGTGTGGCTTATGCTGTCTCCAGAACCGTGCTGGGAAATGTCTGCAGCGCGGTTTTTTGCTCAAGTGGTTTGGACTTACCCCGTGACGGCGTGGAACT ACTTTCCGCTAAGGGTAAATCATCGGAGAGAAATGTTGATCAGTATTCTGGAAAAGTTATGCAATGTTTGATGGGTAGATTGGGGAAGCTGGAAAATGATTTCCTGAG ACTGGAGAAAAGTTCATCAATATTCGATGTGAGAATGGAATGCCAGGATTTGGAGAAATTTTCTGTCATCAACCGACTAGCTAAATTTCATGGTCGAGGGCAAACTGATGTATCTGATACAGCTCCTTCTCACAAACCATTGCCACAAAGATACGTAGCCGCTATCCCCATGCCCAAAAGTCTCCCAGACAGGGTACAATGCCTATCACTGTAG